A part of Paenibacillus sp. sptzw28 genomic DNA contains:
- a CDS encoding sugar phosphate isomerase/epimerase, translated as MNYYLCSISFRHELVSFSELVSYADERGFAGIELWGVHAKALIRRYSQDVSRLLDSMDSRSIRISMISDYIDISRGNGPTQVLTGKWKSLIALSHSFRTDKIRIFAGNKPSASASPGDWEHCVGRLRELAQISFDYGVYLVIETHPDTFADTLQSTLRLLKDVGHAHVRINLDFLHLWESGTNPLEAYNGLKTWTVNYHLKNIAGREMLGIFAPGNVYSPTGSRMGMTALSDGLIDYSPVIGQLERDQCQHPVAIEWFGDQPHLHLQTELSWLKERKFRSDVHGRKLLEVKESYL; from the coding sequence TTGAACTATTATTTATGCTCGATTTCTTTCCGCCATGAGCTGGTTTCATTCAGTGAACTTGTCAGCTATGCAGATGAAAGGGGCTTCGCCGGAATCGAATTATGGGGAGTGCATGCGAAGGCTTTGATACGCCGTTATTCACAGGATGTCTCAAGGCTGCTCGATAGTATGGATTCCAGAAGCATTCGAATTTCAATGATCAGCGACTATATTGACATTAGTCGCGGGAACGGCCCGACTCAGGTGCTTACCGGCAAATGGAAGTCCCTTATTGCACTGTCCCATTCGTTTCGTACCGATAAAATTCGAATTTTCGCAGGGAATAAGCCAAGCGCTTCTGCAAGTCCAGGTGACTGGGAACACTGCGTCGGTCGGCTCCGGGAGCTTGCGCAAATATCCTTCGATTATGGTGTTTACCTCGTCATTGAGACCCATCCGGACACTTTCGCAGATACTCTCCAATCTACTTTACGTCTTCTGAAAGATGTGGGACATGCCCATGTGAGGATCAATCTCGATTTTCTGCATTTGTGGGAATCCGGCACCAATCCGCTTGAAGCCTACAATGGTTTAAAGACCTGGACCGTAAATTATCATCTGAAAAATATAGCGGGACGCGAAATGCTTGGCATTTTCGCACCGGGGAACGTATATTCGCCAACCGGCAGCCGGATGGGAATGACGGCACTCTCCGATGGATTAATCGATTATTCGCCGGTTATCGGCCAGCTGGAACGCGATCAATGCCAGCATCCCGTCGCAATTGAGTGGTTTGGCGATCAGCCGCATCTTCATCTGCAGACAGAGCTCTCCTGGCTGAAGGAGAGGAAGTTCCGCAGCGATGTTCACGGTCGTAAATTGTTGGAGGTAAAGGAGAGCTATTTGTGA
- a CDS encoding acyl carrier protein, which produces MDLSMDKRIKEIILRNTRIQPAEDQIDAETDLVNDLALDSILIVNLFADLEEEFNIQINVHEINTPILSKYQLFKEYLQEQTAISYKL; this is translated from the coding sequence ATGGACCTGAGCATGGATAAACGGATAAAAGAAATCATTCTGCGCAATACGAGAATACAACCGGCGGAAGACCAAATAGATGCTGAAACGGACCTTGTCAATGACTTGGCCCTTGATTCCATTCTTATAGTCAATCTGTTCGCCGATCTTGAAGAAGAATTCAATATTCAAATCAATGTTCACGAGATCAATACTCCGATTTTAAGCAAGTATCAGCTTTTTAAAGAATACCTGCAGGAACAAACGGCTATATCATATAAATTATAG
- a CDS encoding aminoacyl--tRNA ligase-related protein: MIKTYPTEGILSTKQAQSMLSKLIYSIEGISGCRLDPQTQEIVVELLPVAKLFTIDKTIEALIMKERNNRIIGSRTYIDNESGSGDGDDGEMKQISDLFADDGSVRRDFAVTLNQQIDRILAELSVRHSAKLRSYPSMIPIPVLQKCSYISAFPQNIHFVSEFPHSLQALEKIRETGDYESTARLSAYALSPAVCFHCYAELSESRLTGPLVLTARGTCFRHEASWRLGKHRLNEFSMREIVLFGDSQFIETKRKQFMEEVWMLFESLGLKGRIETASDPFYFSEESAKGQLQIMGNMKYELVVNTGATSGSFSIASFNNMEDSLCRPFHVVGTDYKPMHSGCIAFGIDRWVYALLACYGNDYNNWPIRVKEILEQPAANSFITTI, encoded by the coding sequence GTGATAAAAACGTATCCAACCGAAGGCATTCTGAGTACCAAGCAAGCTCAATCCATGCTGTCGAAATTGATTTACAGCATCGAGGGAATTTCCGGATGCCGTCTCGATCCGCAGACGCAAGAAATCGTCGTGGAGCTGCTCCCCGTCGCAAAGCTCTTTACAATTGACAAAACGATCGAGGCTTTGATCATGAAGGAGCGGAACAACCGAATTATCGGCAGCCGAACCTATATTGATAACGAATCGGGGTCGGGTGACGGAGACGACGGAGAGATGAAACAAATCAGCGATTTGTTCGCTGACGACGGCTCTGTCAGAAGAGATTTTGCGGTTACGCTGAATCAGCAGATCGATCGCATTCTTGCCGAATTGTCCGTTCGCCATAGTGCCAAGCTGCGCAGCTACCCGTCTATGATTCCGATCCCCGTTCTGCAAAAATGCAGTTATATTTCCGCGTTTCCCCAGAATATTCATTTCGTATCCGAATTTCCGCATTCCCTGCAAGCACTGGAGAAAATCAGGGAAACGGGGGATTATGAAAGCACCGCCCGATTAAGCGCTTATGCACTATCGCCTGCAGTATGCTTTCATTGCTATGCGGAGCTCTCGGAAAGCCGTCTAACCGGTCCGCTCGTTCTAACGGCGCGTGGTACATGCTTCCGTCATGAAGCTTCGTGGAGACTCGGCAAACATCGGCTGAACGAGTTCAGTATGAGGGAAATCGTGCTGTTTGGAGATTCTCAGTTTATCGAAACGAAGCGTAAACAATTTATGGAAGAGGTTTGGATGCTGTTCGAATCGCTTGGCCTCAAAGGCAGAATCGAGACGGCAAGCGATCCGTTCTACTTCTCGGAGGAAAGCGCGAAAGGACAGCTTCAGATCATGGGGAACATGAAATATGAGCTTGTCGTGAATACCGGCGCAACAAGCGGCTCGTTTTCCATTGCGTCCTTCAACAATATGGAAGATTCATTGTGCAGGCCGTTTCATGTGGTTGGCACCGATTATAAACCCATGCATTCGGGCTGCATTGCATTCGGAATTGACCGCTGGGTATATGCTTTGCTCGCCTGTTACGGGAATGATTATAATAATTGGCCCATACGAGTAAAAGAGATTTTGGAGCAGCCTGCCGCGAACAGCTTCATCACCACTATTTAG
- a CDS encoding fatty acid--CoA ligase family protein — MVIDWLLGKMSGFAYRQAMVIAGNSVSYGDLLGFYRSWTGIIGDQRIKPGEVILLEGDYSPEVCGALLAFIANNNVIVPLSAAVRHNREGLMEIAQVDKSVHFEGRNSQVVTNSRAPKTGLLKDFTLSGRAGMILFTSGSTGAPKAILHDFEPFIDRYKYPRDTLRTLSFLLFDHIGGINTLLHTLSNGGSIICPPNRSPADICALIEKHQVELLPASPSFLNMLLMTEAYKYYDMSSLKIITYGTEVMPDITLRLLHSRFPDVQLRQTYGLSELGILRAKSKGPGSPWLKIGGEGVDTKVVDGVLHIRSKSAMLGYLNAPNPFDDEGWFNTEDQVSEEGEYIRIFGRRSEIINVGGRKVYPVEVEQVLLQMPELRDVTVKGEPNTILGSIVTAVVNVNRPMDSKELKSRVKDFCRGRLEDFQIPVKVYIEEGELFSERYKKLRK; from the coding sequence GTGGTTATTGATTGGCTCTTGGGTAAAATGTCCGGATTTGCTTACCGCCAAGCTATGGTTATCGCCGGCAATTCAGTCAGCTATGGAGACCTGCTGGGATTTTATCGCAGCTGGACCGGTATAATCGGCGATCAGCGAATAAAGCCCGGAGAAGTCATTCTTCTTGAGGGAGATTATTCACCTGAAGTTTGCGGAGCGTTACTGGCGTTCATCGCCAACAATAATGTTATTGTTCCTTTGTCTGCAGCCGTCCGTCATAACCGTGAGGGTCTGATGGAGATTGCACAAGTCGATAAATCGGTACATTTTGAGGGGCGGAATTCTCAGGTCGTCACTAACAGCAGAGCTCCGAAGACGGGACTGCTGAAGGATTTTACGCTGAGCGGCCGGGCGGGAATGATCCTCTTCACGTCCGGTTCCACCGGGGCGCCGAAGGCGATTCTTCATGATTTTGAACCATTCATCGATAGATATAAATACCCGAGGGACACTTTGCGTACGCTCTCGTTCCTTCTTTTCGACCATATCGGAGGGATTAATACCCTGCTCCATACGCTCTCAAACGGCGGTTCGATTATTTGTCCCCCAAACCGGTCGCCTGCGGATATATGCGCTCTAATTGAAAAGCACCAAGTCGAGCTGCTGCCCGCCTCGCCAAGCTTTCTGAATATGCTGCTGATGACGGAAGCTTATAAGTACTACGATATGTCGTCGCTAAAGATCATAACCTATGGCACCGAAGTGATGCCCGATATTACGCTGCGGCTTCTTCACAGCCGATTTCCCGACGTCCAGCTGAGACAAACATACGGATTGTCCGAGCTTGGCATACTTCGCGCGAAGTCTAAGGGGCCCGGCTCTCCCTGGCTGAAGATCGGCGGGGAAGGGGTGGATACCAAAGTTGTCGACGGAGTCCTGCATATCCGTTCCAAGTCGGCGATGCTCGGGTATCTTAACGCTCCGAACCCGTTTGATGATGAAGGGTGGTTCAATACTGAGGACCAAGTAAGCGAGGAAGGGGAGTATATCAGAATATTCGGCCGGCGATCCGAGATCATTAATGTAGGCGGAAGAAAGGTGTACCCTGTCGAAGTCGAACAAGTACTGCTTCAAATGCCGGAGCTTAGGGACGTGACGGTCAAAGGAGAGCCGAATACTATACTGGGCAGCATTGTAACTGCCGTAGTCAATGTGAACAGACCGATGGATTCAAAGGAATTAAAGTCAAGAGTTAAGGACTTTTGCCGGGGAAGGCTGGAGGATTTTCAAATTCCGGTTAAGGTCTATATCGAAGAGGGCGAGCTGTTCTCCGAACGGTATAAGAAATTGCGAAAATAA